A stretch of the Festucalex cinctus isolate MCC-2025b chromosome 20, RoL_Fcin_1.0, whole genome shotgun sequence genome encodes the following:
- the LOC144009007 gene encoding uncharacterized protein LOC144009007 isoform X1 — translation MTTEQQEAQEAESLPVAATPTKLGEGGPSHYRGVPLADERSASGPVGPSPVRRSLSFRTMQTKVTLLDGSVFSCTLEKRARGLQLLDKVCDHVNLLERDYFALSFRDADNNKNWLDPGKEMKKQLRGVPWTFSFNVKFYPPDPAQLSEDITRYFLCLQLRQDVASGRLPCSFATHTVLGSYTVQSELGDYDADECGSDYVSELCLAPNQSKQMEEKIMELHKSYRGMTPAEAEMLFLENVKKLSMYGVDLHHARMVGSRFACLSSGHSEDSEGVAIMLGVCSSGLLVYRDRLRINRFSWPKILKISYKRNNFYIKNRPEEFEQFESTIAFKLLNHRAAKRLWKVCVEHHSFFRLVSPEEPPKRFLTLGSKFRYSGRTQIQSRRASAQISRPAPQFPRCISKRNLLSRSLDGAPSDTPTSSLNGSPAITGSTQTDMGTGLYMVSKAITVSDLITTVTPEKRREEQTDEGPNQDGAFRPIVEAQDSVKVEQEAEQEAEEEAEKEGEQNAEQDAEKEVEQEAEKKGEKNAEQEAEQEAEQSKLTEASESPLTPEQVDNKLQNTELTETVDGDLTGTESEQEEDLLKSDQEIISSPVKVEKVVSAISDLRRSFLEGGGPTGGPTEWEKRLAGSPIRRLDDLPMIEPLETDEQGVKQEPPHPIKERSITLGRSYDITSGSIVTITNNVTTETLNTRKVTLVRGRLSTGDDVITGGRSSLISQAETPLVTIGGATTPNICGVEDPPLKQPQDEPRPLLDEMSPELNALLKSARQQKSFREETLLKTSERVQTITVVPGEEEESMCQVAPEGFLGPPPCNPPPPPPGASVIHADDAAEAIVMDAIRDAQRLNRQDTFDDDDELSSQASDDDVSETSQDAISVLAQAVVEEAMETGVIQSQSPLAGIATTDSIIASDPCNRDQHVWATTEANISPSIRPRSVLATSSAFRYRDEEDSEISEEEEREEEEGGWGLNTCQDSHSSTNEAPLCNFDDQDKYGEPLQEVVPMARKTWMFEAPGRRADADRGVLLPLTSQSFMAEMSSTSYVTKTVNRGISESRIEKRIVISGDTGMDHDQEA, via the exons ATGACAACCGAGCAGCAGGAGGCGCAGGAGGCGGAGTCTCTCCCAGTAGCAGCCACACCCACGAAG TTAGGGGAGGGCGGGCCGTCCCACTACCGAGGCGTCCCATTGGCTGATGAGCGGAGTGCGAGCGGTCCGGTCGGACCCTCCCCCGTCCGAAGGTCTCTGAGCTTCAGGACCATGCAGACCAAAGTCACCCTGCTGGACGGATCCGTTTTCAGCTGCACGCTGGAG AAACGCGCTCGTGGTCTTCAGCTTTTGGACAAAGTCTGCGACCACGTCAACCTGTTGGAGCGAGACTACTTTGCTTTGTCCTTCAGAGACGCAGACAACAACAAG AACTGGTTGGATCCTGGGAAGGAGATGAAGAAACAGCTTAGAG GCGTCCCTTGGACTTTCTCCTTCAATGTCAAGTTTTACCCCCCTGACCCTGCCCAGCTCTCTGAGGACATCACTAG GTACTTCCTGTGTCTGCAGCTCAGACAGGACGTGGCCTCAGGTCGACTTCCATGCTCCTTCGCcactcacaccgtcctcggctCCTACACCGTCCAATCCGAGCTGGGGGACTACGACGCAG ACGAATGCGGCTCCGATTACGTGAGCGAACTTTGCTTGGCTCCAAACCAAAGCAAGCAAATGGAGGAGAAGATCATGGAGCTTCACAAAAGTTACAG AGGAATGACGCCAGCCGAAGCCGAGATGCTTTTCCTTGAAAACGTCAAGAAACTTTCCATGTACGGAGTTGACCTTCATCACGCGAGg ATGGTAGGAAGCCGCTTTGCTTGCTTGTCTTCAGGTCACTCCGAG GACTCGGAAGGCGTGGCCATCATGCTGGGCGTGTGCAGTAGCGGCCTGCTGGTCTACAGAGACCGACTGAGGATCAACAGGTTTTCGTGGCCAAAGATCCTGAAGATCTCCTACAAAAGGAACAATTTCTACATCAAGAACCGCCCCGAAGAG TTTGAACAGTTTGAATCGACGATTGCCTTCAAGTTGCTCAACCACAGAGCAGCCAAGAGATTGTGGAAAGTCTGCGTGGAGCATCACTCCTTCTTCAG ACTCGTCTCTCCAGAAGAACCTCCCAAACGATTTCTCACTCTTGGCTCCAAGTTCCGCTACAGCGGTCGCACTCAAATCCAGTCCCGCAGGGCCAGTGCTCAGATTTCCAGACCTGCGCCCCAATTCCCACGATGCATCAGCAAGAGGAACTTGCTGAGTCGCAGCCTGGACGGAG CTCCAAGTGACACGCCCACATCCTCTCTCAATGGCTCTCCAGCTATTACTGGAAGCACACAAACAG aCATGGGAACGGGTCTGTATATGGTGTCTAAAGCCATCACCGTCAGTGACCTCATCACCACGGTGACGCCTGAGAAGAGGAGGGAGGAGCAGACCGATGAAGGACCCAATCAGGACGGAGCATTTAGACCAA TTGTGGAGGCGCAGGACAGTGTGAAGGTTGAGCAAGAGGCGGAGCAAGAGGCAGAAGAAGAGGCGGAGAAAGAGGGGGAGCAAAACGCAGAACAGGATGCGGAGAAAGAGGTGGAGCAAGAGGCGGAGAAAAAGGGGGAGAAAAATGCAGAACAGGAGGCGGAGCAAGAGGCGGAACAGAGCAAACTAACGGAGGCATCGGAAAGTCCACTGACTCCCGAGCAAGTCGACAACAAgcttcaaaat ACAGAGCTGACAGAGACCGTAGATGGAGACCTGACAGGAACTGag TCTGAGCAGGAAGAAGATTTGTTAAAGAGCGATCAG GAAATTATCTCAAGCCCGGTGAAGGTTGAGAAGGTGGTGAGCGCCATCAGTGACCTGCGGCGCTCTTTCTTAGAGGGAGGGGGACCGACAGGGGGGCCGACTGAGTGGGAAAAGCGTCTGGCGGGGTCGCCCATTCGCCGACTTGACGACTTGCCGATGATCGAACCTTTGGAAACGGATGAG CAGGGGGTAAAGCAGGAACCTCCACATCCAATTAAAGAGAGGAGCATCACTCTGGGGCGGAGTTACGATATCACCTCCGGCAGCATTGTCACCATAACCAACAATGTTACTACGGAAACTTTAAATACGAGGAAAGTAACGTTGGTACGAGGCAGGCTGTCcacaggtgatgatgtcatcacaggGGGACGGTCCAGCCTCATTAGTCAGGCGGAGACGCCTCTTGTGACAATCGGAGGAGCCACAACTCCCAACATTTGCGGAGTTGAAGACCCGCCTCTAAAGCAGCCCCAGGATGAG CCGAGGCCTCTGTTGGACGAAATGTCACCTGAGCTGAACGCTTTGCTGAAGTCAGCCAGACAACAAAAAAGCTTCAGAGAAGAAACTCTACTGAAG ACTTCAGAGAGGGTCCAGACCATCACGGTGGTGccaggggaggaggaggagtcaaTGTGCCAGGTAGCACCAGAAGGGTTTTTGGGACCGCCTCCATGTAATCCTCCGCCGCCTCCACCAGGGGCTTCAGTCATTCATGCAGATGATGCCGCCGAGGCCATCGTCATGGATGCTATTAGAGATGCTCAGCGGCTTAACCGTCAGGATACgtttgatgatgacgacgagctGAGTAGCCAGGCTAGTGACGATGATGTTAGCGAGACTAGCCAAGATGCTATCAGCGTGTTAGCGCAGGCAGTTGTGGAAGAAGCCATGGAGACTGGAGTCATACAAAGTCAAAGCCCTCTAGCTGGCATTGCTACTACAGATAGCATTATTGCTAGCGATCCTTGTAATCGTGACCAGCACGTGTGGGCGACAACAGAGGCTAACATTAGCCCCAGTATCAGGCCCCGTTCAGTTCTGGCCACGAGTTCAGCGTTCCGCTATCGTGACGAGGAGGACTCTGAAATTtctgaggaagaggagagggaagaggaggaaggtggtTGGGGGCTGAACACCTGCCAAGACTCCCACAGTTCAACCAATGAAGCGCCGCTTTGCAACTTTGATGACCAGGACAAGTATGGAGAACCTCTGCAAGAG GTGGTTCCCATGGCGAGGAAGACTTGGATGTTCGAAGCTCCAGGG AGGCGAGCAGACGCAGATCGCGGTGTCTTACTGCCGCTGACTTCGCAGAGCTTCATGGCCGAGATGTCCAGCACCTCTTACGTTACCAAG ACGGTGAATCGAGGGATTTCGGAAAGCAGGATCGAGAAGAGAATCGTGATTTCTGGAGACACGGGGATGGACCACGATCAG GAAGCTTAA
- the LOC144009007 gene encoding uncharacterized protein LOC144009007 isoform X2: MTTEQQEAQEAESLPVAATPTKLGEGGPSHYRGVPLADERSASGPVGPSPVRRSLSFRTMQTKVTLLDGSVFSCTLEKRARGLQLLDKVCDHVNLLERDYFALSFRDADNNKNWLDPGKEMKKQLRGVPWTFSFNVKFYPPDPAQLSEDITRYFLCLQLRQDVASGRLPCSFATHTVLGSYTVQSELGDYDADECGSDYVSELCLAPNQSKQMEEKIMELHKSYRGMTPAEAEMLFLENVKKLSMYGVDLHHARMVGSRFACLSSGHSEDSEGVAIMLGVCSSGLLVYRDRLRINRFSWPKILKISYKRNNFYIKNRPEEFEQFESTIAFKLLNHRAAKRLWKVCVEHHSFFRLVSPEEPPKRFLTLGSKFRYSGRTQIQSRRASAQISRPAPQFPRCISKRNLLSRSLDGAPSDTPTSSLNGSPAITGSTQTDMGTGLYMVSKAITVSDLITTVTPEKRREEQTDEGPNQDGAFRPIVEAQDSVKVEQEAEQEAEEEAEKEGEQNAEQDAEKEVEQEAEKKGEKNAEQEAEQEAEQSKLTEASESPLTPEQVDNKLQNTELTETVDGDLTGTESEQEEDLLKSDQEIISSPVKVEKVVSAISDLRRSFLEGGGPTGGPTEWEKRLAGSPIRRLDDLPMIEPLETDEGVKQEPPHPIKERSITLGRSYDITSGSIVTITNNVTTETLNTRKVTLVRGRLSTGDDVITGGRSSLISQAETPLVTIGGATTPNICGVEDPPLKQPQDEPRPLLDEMSPELNALLKSARQQKSFREETLLKTSERVQTITVVPGEEEESMCQVAPEGFLGPPPCNPPPPPPGASVIHADDAAEAIVMDAIRDAQRLNRQDTFDDDDELSSQASDDDVSETSQDAISVLAQAVVEEAMETGVIQSQSPLAGIATTDSIIASDPCNRDQHVWATTEANISPSIRPRSVLATSSAFRYRDEEDSEISEEEEREEEEGGWGLNTCQDSHSSTNEAPLCNFDDQDKYGEPLQEVVPMARKTWMFEAPGRRADADRGVLLPLTSQSFMAEMSSTSYVTKTVNRGISESRIEKRIVISGDTGMDHDQEA; the protein is encoded by the exons ATGACAACCGAGCAGCAGGAGGCGCAGGAGGCGGAGTCTCTCCCAGTAGCAGCCACACCCACGAAG TTAGGGGAGGGCGGGCCGTCCCACTACCGAGGCGTCCCATTGGCTGATGAGCGGAGTGCGAGCGGTCCGGTCGGACCCTCCCCCGTCCGAAGGTCTCTGAGCTTCAGGACCATGCAGACCAAAGTCACCCTGCTGGACGGATCCGTTTTCAGCTGCACGCTGGAG AAACGCGCTCGTGGTCTTCAGCTTTTGGACAAAGTCTGCGACCACGTCAACCTGTTGGAGCGAGACTACTTTGCTTTGTCCTTCAGAGACGCAGACAACAACAAG AACTGGTTGGATCCTGGGAAGGAGATGAAGAAACAGCTTAGAG GCGTCCCTTGGACTTTCTCCTTCAATGTCAAGTTTTACCCCCCTGACCCTGCCCAGCTCTCTGAGGACATCACTAG GTACTTCCTGTGTCTGCAGCTCAGACAGGACGTGGCCTCAGGTCGACTTCCATGCTCCTTCGCcactcacaccgtcctcggctCCTACACCGTCCAATCCGAGCTGGGGGACTACGACGCAG ACGAATGCGGCTCCGATTACGTGAGCGAACTTTGCTTGGCTCCAAACCAAAGCAAGCAAATGGAGGAGAAGATCATGGAGCTTCACAAAAGTTACAG AGGAATGACGCCAGCCGAAGCCGAGATGCTTTTCCTTGAAAACGTCAAGAAACTTTCCATGTACGGAGTTGACCTTCATCACGCGAGg ATGGTAGGAAGCCGCTTTGCTTGCTTGTCTTCAGGTCACTCCGAG GACTCGGAAGGCGTGGCCATCATGCTGGGCGTGTGCAGTAGCGGCCTGCTGGTCTACAGAGACCGACTGAGGATCAACAGGTTTTCGTGGCCAAAGATCCTGAAGATCTCCTACAAAAGGAACAATTTCTACATCAAGAACCGCCCCGAAGAG TTTGAACAGTTTGAATCGACGATTGCCTTCAAGTTGCTCAACCACAGAGCAGCCAAGAGATTGTGGAAAGTCTGCGTGGAGCATCACTCCTTCTTCAG ACTCGTCTCTCCAGAAGAACCTCCCAAACGATTTCTCACTCTTGGCTCCAAGTTCCGCTACAGCGGTCGCACTCAAATCCAGTCCCGCAGGGCCAGTGCTCAGATTTCCAGACCTGCGCCCCAATTCCCACGATGCATCAGCAAGAGGAACTTGCTGAGTCGCAGCCTGGACGGAG CTCCAAGTGACACGCCCACATCCTCTCTCAATGGCTCTCCAGCTATTACTGGAAGCACACAAACAG aCATGGGAACGGGTCTGTATATGGTGTCTAAAGCCATCACCGTCAGTGACCTCATCACCACGGTGACGCCTGAGAAGAGGAGGGAGGAGCAGACCGATGAAGGACCCAATCAGGACGGAGCATTTAGACCAA TTGTGGAGGCGCAGGACAGTGTGAAGGTTGAGCAAGAGGCGGAGCAAGAGGCAGAAGAAGAGGCGGAGAAAGAGGGGGAGCAAAACGCAGAACAGGATGCGGAGAAAGAGGTGGAGCAAGAGGCGGAGAAAAAGGGGGAGAAAAATGCAGAACAGGAGGCGGAGCAAGAGGCGGAACAGAGCAAACTAACGGAGGCATCGGAAAGTCCACTGACTCCCGAGCAAGTCGACAACAAgcttcaaaat ACAGAGCTGACAGAGACCGTAGATGGAGACCTGACAGGAACTGag TCTGAGCAGGAAGAAGATTTGTTAAAGAGCGATCAG GAAATTATCTCAAGCCCGGTGAAGGTTGAGAAGGTGGTGAGCGCCATCAGTGACCTGCGGCGCTCTTTCTTAGAGGGAGGGGGACCGACAGGGGGGCCGACTGAGTGGGAAAAGCGTCTGGCGGGGTCGCCCATTCGCCGACTTGACGACTTGCCGATGATCGAACCTTTGGAAACGGATGAG GGGGTAAAGCAGGAACCTCCACATCCAATTAAAGAGAGGAGCATCACTCTGGGGCGGAGTTACGATATCACCTCCGGCAGCATTGTCACCATAACCAACAATGTTACTACGGAAACTTTAAATACGAGGAAAGTAACGTTGGTACGAGGCAGGCTGTCcacaggtgatgatgtcatcacaggGGGACGGTCCAGCCTCATTAGTCAGGCGGAGACGCCTCTTGTGACAATCGGAGGAGCCACAACTCCCAACATTTGCGGAGTTGAAGACCCGCCTCTAAAGCAGCCCCAGGATGAG CCGAGGCCTCTGTTGGACGAAATGTCACCTGAGCTGAACGCTTTGCTGAAGTCAGCCAGACAACAAAAAAGCTTCAGAGAAGAAACTCTACTGAAG ACTTCAGAGAGGGTCCAGACCATCACGGTGGTGccaggggaggaggaggagtcaaTGTGCCAGGTAGCACCAGAAGGGTTTTTGGGACCGCCTCCATGTAATCCTCCGCCGCCTCCACCAGGGGCTTCAGTCATTCATGCAGATGATGCCGCCGAGGCCATCGTCATGGATGCTATTAGAGATGCTCAGCGGCTTAACCGTCAGGATACgtttgatgatgacgacgagctGAGTAGCCAGGCTAGTGACGATGATGTTAGCGAGACTAGCCAAGATGCTATCAGCGTGTTAGCGCAGGCAGTTGTGGAAGAAGCCATGGAGACTGGAGTCATACAAAGTCAAAGCCCTCTAGCTGGCATTGCTACTACAGATAGCATTATTGCTAGCGATCCTTGTAATCGTGACCAGCACGTGTGGGCGACAACAGAGGCTAACATTAGCCCCAGTATCAGGCCCCGTTCAGTTCTGGCCACGAGTTCAGCGTTCCGCTATCGTGACGAGGAGGACTCTGAAATTtctgaggaagaggagagggaagaggaggaaggtggtTGGGGGCTGAACACCTGCCAAGACTCCCACAGTTCAACCAATGAAGCGCCGCTTTGCAACTTTGATGACCAGGACAAGTATGGAGAACCTCTGCAAGAG GTGGTTCCCATGGCGAGGAAGACTTGGATGTTCGAAGCTCCAGGG AGGCGAGCAGACGCAGATCGCGGTGTCTTACTGCCGCTGACTTCGCAGAGCTTCATGGCCGAGATGTCCAGCACCTCTTACGTTACCAAG ACGGTGAATCGAGGGATTTCGGAAAGCAGGATCGAGAAGAGAATCGTGATTTCTGGAGACACGGGGATGGACCACGATCAG GAAGCTTAA
- the LOC144009007 gene encoding band 4.1-like protein 3 isoform X6, which translates to MTTEQQEAQEAESLPVAATPTKLGEGGPSHYRGVPLADERSASGPVGPSPVRRSLSFRTMQTKVTLLDGSVFSCTLEKRARGLQLLDKVCDHVNLLERDYFALSFRDADNNKNWLDPGKEMKKQLRGVPWTFSFNVKFYPPDPAQLSEDITRYFLCLQLRQDVASGRLPCSFATHTVLGSYTVQSELGDYDADECGSDYVSELCLAPNQSKQMEEKIMELHKSYRGMTPAEAEMLFLENVKKLSMYGVDLHHARMVGSRFACLSSGHSEDSEGVAIMLGVCSSGLLVYRDRLRINRFSWPKILKISYKRNNFYIKNRPEEFEQFESTIAFKLLNHRAAKRLWKVCVEHHSFFRLVSPEEPPKRFLTLGSKFRYSGRTQIQSRRASAQISRPAPQFPRCISKRNLLSRSLDGAPSDTPTSSLNGSPAITGSTQTDMGTGLYMVSKAITVSDLITTVTPEKRREEQTDEGPNQDGAFRPIVEAQDSVKVEQEAEQEAEEEAEKEGEQNAEQDAEKEVEQEAEKKGEKNAEQEAEQEAEQSKLTEASESPLTPEQVDNKLQNTELTETVDGDLTGTESEQEEDLLKSDQEIISSPVKVEKVVSAISDLRRSFLEGGGPTGGPTEWEKRLAGSPIRRLDDLPMIEPLETDEPRPLLDEMSPELNALLKSARQQKSFREETLLKTSERVQTITVVPGEEEESMCQVAPEGFLGPPPCNPPPPPPGASVIHADDAAEAIVMDAIRDAQRLNRQDTFDDDDELSSQASDDDVSETSQDAISVLAQAVVEEAMETGVIQSQSPLAGIATTDSIIASDPCNRDQHVWATTEANISPSIRPRSVLATSSAFRYRDEEDSEISEEEEREEEEGGWGLNTCQDSHSSTNEAPLCNFDDQDKYGEPLQEVVPMARKTWMFEAPGRRADADRGVLLPLTSQSFMAEMSSTSYVTKTVNRGISESRIEKRIVISGDTGMDHDQEA; encoded by the exons ATGACAACCGAGCAGCAGGAGGCGCAGGAGGCGGAGTCTCTCCCAGTAGCAGCCACACCCACGAAG TTAGGGGAGGGCGGGCCGTCCCACTACCGAGGCGTCCCATTGGCTGATGAGCGGAGTGCGAGCGGTCCGGTCGGACCCTCCCCCGTCCGAAGGTCTCTGAGCTTCAGGACCATGCAGACCAAAGTCACCCTGCTGGACGGATCCGTTTTCAGCTGCACGCTGGAG AAACGCGCTCGTGGTCTTCAGCTTTTGGACAAAGTCTGCGACCACGTCAACCTGTTGGAGCGAGACTACTTTGCTTTGTCCTTCAGAGACGCAGACAACAACAAG AACTGGTTGGATCCTGGGAAGGAGATGAAGAAACAGCTTAGAG GCGTCCCTTGGACTTTCTCCTTCAATGTCAAGTTTTACCCCCCTGACCCTGCCCAGCTCTCTGAGGACATCACTAG GTACTTCCTGTGTCTGCAGCTCAGACAGGACGTGGCCTCAGGTCGACTTCCATGCTCCTTCGCcactcacaccgtcctcggctCCTACACCGTCCAATCCGAGCTGGGGGACTACGACGCAG ACGAATGCGGCTCCGATTACGTGAGCGAACTTTGCTTGGCTCCAAACCAAAGCAAGCAAATGGAGGAGAAGATCATGGAGCTTCACAAAAGTTACAG AGGAATGACGCCAGCCGAAGCCGAGATGCTTTTCCTTGAAAACGTCAAGAAACTTTCCATGTACGGAGTTGACCTTCATCACGCGAGg ATGGTAGGAAGCCGCTTTGCTTGCTTGTCTTCAGGTCACTCCGAG GACTCGGAAGGCGTGGCCATCATGCTGGGCGTGTGCAGTAGCGGCCTGCTGGTCTACAGAGACCGACTGAGGATCAACAGGTTTTCGTGGCCAAAGATCCTGAAGATCTCCTACAAAAGGAACAATTTCTACATCAAGAACCGCCCCGAAGAG TTTGAACAGTTTGAATCGACGATTGCCTTCAAGTTGCTCAACCACAGAGCAGCCAAGAGATTGTGGAAAGTCTGCGTGGAGCATCACTCCTTCTTCAG ACTCGTCTCTCCAGAAGAACCTCCCAAACGATTTCTCACTCTTGGCTCCAAGTTCCGCTACAGCGGTCGCACTCAAATCCAGTCCCGCAGGGCCAGTGCTCAGATTTCCAGACCTGCGCCCCAATTCCCACGATGCATCAGCAAGAGGAACTTGCTGAGTCGCAGCCTGGACGGAG CTCCAAGTGACACGCCCACATCCTCTCTCAATGGCTCTCCAGCTATTACTGGAAGCACACAAACAG aCATGGGAACGGGTCTGTATATGGTGTCTAAAGCCATCACCGTCAGTGACCTCATCACCACGGTGACGCCTGAGAAGAGGAGGGAGGAGCAGACCGATGAAGGACCCAATCAGGACGGAGCATTTAGACCAA TTGTGGAGGCGCAGGACAGTGTGAAGGTTGAGCAAGAGGCGGAGCAAGAGGCAGAAGAAGAGGCGGAGAAAGAGGGGGAGCAAAACGCAGAACAGGATGCGGAGAAAGAGGTGGAGCAAGAGGCGGAGAAAAAGGGGGAGAAAAATGCAGAACAGGAGGCGGAGCAAGAGGCGGAACAGAGCAAACTAACGGAGGCATCGGAAAGTCCACTGACTCCCGAGCAAGTCGACAACAAgcttcaaaat ACAGAGCTGACAGAGACCGTAGATGGAGACCTGACAGGAACTGag TCTGAGCAGGAAGAAGATTTGTTAAAGAGCGATCAG GAAATTATCTCAAGCCCGGTGAAGGTTGAGAAGGTGGTGAGCGCCATCAGTGACCTGCGGCGCTCTTTCTTAGAGGGAGGGGGACCGACAGGGGGGCCGACTGAGTGGGAAAAGCGTCTGGCGGGGTCGCCCATTCGCCGACTTGACGACTTGCCGATGATCGAACCTTTGGAAACGGATGAG CCGAGGCCTCTGTTGGACGAAATGTCACCTGAGCTGAACGCTTTGCTGAAGTCAGCCAGACAACAAAAAAGCTTCAGAGAAGAAACTCTACTGAAG ACTTCAGAGAGGGTCCAGACCATCACGGTGGTGccaggggaggaggaggagtcaaTGTGCCAGGTAGCACCAGAAGGGTTTTTGGGACCGCCTCCATGTAATCCTCCGCCGCCTCCACCAGGGGCTTCAGTCATTCATGCAGATGATGCCGCCGAGGCCATCGTCATGGATGCTATTAGAGATGCTCAGCGGCTTAACCGTCAGGATACgtttgatgatgacgacgagctGAGTAGCCAGGCTAGTGACGATGATGTTAGCGAGACTAGCCAAGATGCTATCAGCGTGTTAGCGCAGGCAGTTGTGGAAGAAGCCATGGAGACTGGAGTCATACAAAGTCAAAGCCCTCTAGCTGGCATTGCTACTACAGATAGCATTATTGCTAGCGATCCTTGTAATCGTGACCAGCACGTGTGGGCGACAACAGAGGCTAACATTAGCCCCAGTATCAGGCCCCGTTCAGTTCTGGCCACGAGTTCAGCGTTCCGCTATCGTGACGAGGAGGACTCTGAAATTtctgaggaagaggagagggaagaggaggaaggtggtTGGGGGCTGAACACCTGCCAAGACTCCCACAGTTCAACCAATGAAGCGCCGCTTTGCAACTTTGATGACCAGGACAAGTATGGAGAACCTCTGCAAGAG GTGGTTCCCATGGCGAGGAAGACTTGGATGTTCGAAGCTCCAGGG AGGCGAGCAGACGCAGATCGCGGTGTCTTACTGCCGCTGACTTCGCAGAGCTTCATGGCCGAGATGTCCAGCACCTCTTACGTTACCAAG ACGGTGAATCGAGGGATTTCGGAAAGCAGGATCGAGAAGAGAATCGTGATTTCTGGAGACACGGGGATGGACCACGATCAG GAAGCTTAA